A DNA window from Trypanosoma brucei brucei TREU927 chromosome 11 chr11_scaffold01 genomic scaffold, whole genome shotgun sequence contains the following coding sequences:
- a CDS encoding receptor-type adenylate cyclase GRESAG 4, putative gives MNDYRLCGGCGAVLNCRPASRVVRAPPLVASNLPRPFTMAVALLALLSVGVRVAAGAEVTVNILYLMYNPKFPKVSVDALSTGFEASLAARRGDIPNGVKVSVIRPSSHDQPIEELFESAVEASKGKLLIAVGPLGNDNVLWSLEHLKNNDVVAFSPLTYSDEARGWNRHLYFTTAEPDAELLTLIRYFAVTLRLSRLGFMYLSDSYFGKESHAFTLKILSGMGYELSGTFSLEGTGGLEVVSTAFDAEWEQFVNTRPLAVLLLGSPNPVTREFVRRMATDDRTTGVYVLAPSSAQVFLINTWRDALEESGRELIPGQLIISGVNPLSNHARFAVVKRFREEVDEYLSSSDEGHRFAMRQELLEDDTSGELMLTGWITGEVVSRALRSTLSLTNSTAFIDSLYEQRRYLIDDLVVGDFGGDCDAFAAWQGAVCQCNQGGSVVYMKEVVDGFRLQPVVTGFLTWGASECSSAGVVLRAPLNGLIVQLMDNVVVYRASLRYLNGASALLGNGRIGERDRFFLHPLEATGDEAVEQLEQMRDVKVIPALFGVVNKEILATENLAFIDPITSNPRMNRFNRNVIYVSPTLAQELYVLVQYISEHPGGNVRVVIRTHDADMILEVLIATLRTYGIFMQSKVIVDNEGSLKPHLPSSGDVFVIGFTALEVYDLAEHLDAKRGLRIFAIYPDVTLMYEELRAAFSRTPPTTTNRFVFATNQPHWAEENSSSLTVQAYHKAVPEPAMRTPMSLRGFSTARLMVSVLDHMEKVDAKLLADYFYSESTINVDDMRYGPFSDVDCIVNGVALASNCLSNYGGTNISVWSLTRLLDPATPPLQNGVTPTLVYVDENKLTQGQVIAIAIGSTLVALLLAALALVLYFTLRNARDNELAPRESTEPVTLVFTDIESSTAQWAGFPELMPDAVASHHKIIRSLMVEYNCYEVKTIGDSFMIACRSPFAAVQLVSELQRQFLSHKWETEVFDRFYHAFEEQRACDDKEYTPPTARLAPDVYGSLWNGLRVRVGVHTGLCDIRYDEVTKGYDYYGGTTNMAARTESVANGGQVLLTRATYLALSEDERKEIDVVPLGLVALRGAPQPVELYQLNAVPGRTFAALRLDREYYFDEGGDGTTITTSDHSSSLADLSESAQMIASSLEALLSTFKVPQREKLLRPYCERWRVPLPNQANPVWDDVYCGDVIRRIAAKVGRVVDHSANGNNELTTSTHSTSVIYISNRCSQLDECFSADQPFVSV, from the coding sequence GGGGCGGTATTGAATTGCCGTCCTGCCTCGCGTGTCGTCCGGGCCCCGCCGTTGGTTGCGTCCAACTTACCGCGCCCCTTCACCATGGCGGTGGCGCTCCTCGCGCTGCTGTCCGTTGGGGTGCGTGTGGCTGCCGGCGCGGAGGTGACAGTCAACATTCTCTACCTTATGTACAACCCTAAATTCCCCAAGGTGAGTGTTGACGCCCTGAGCACCGGTTTCGAGGCGTCGCTGGCCGCCCGTCGTGGAGACATCCCCAACGGGGTGAAAGTCTCTGTCATTCGACCCTCGTCCCATGACCAGCCTATTGAGGAGCTTTTTGAGAGTGCCGTGGAGGCAAGTAAAGGAAAGCTTTTGATAGCAGTGGGTCCGCTGGGCAACGACAATGTGCTCTGGTCCCTCGAACACCTTAAGAACAACGATGTAGTTGCTTTCTCACCCCTAACTTACTCGGATGAGGCTCGTGGGTGGAATCGCCACCTGTACTTCACTACCGCTGAGCCAGACGCTGAACTGCTGACCCTGATTCGATACTTTGCCGTCACCCTGCGACTTTCCCGCCTTGGGTTTATGTATCTGAGTGACTCATATTTCGGTAAGGAGTCGCATGCGTTCACCTTAAAGATATTGTCGGGAATGGGGTACGAGTTGAGCGGAACTTTCTCCCTCGAGGGTACCGGTGGACTGGAGGTTGTCAGCACCGCGTTTGATGCCGAGTGGGAGCAGTTTGTGAATACCCGCCCATTAGCCGTGCTTTTACTTGGCTCACCCAATCCCGTCACCAGAGAGTTTGTGAGGAGAATGGCTACCGACGATCGCACCACAGGTGTGTACGTACTTGCGCCATCCAGCGCTCAGGTTTTCCTGATTAATACTTGGCGGGATGCCTTAGAGGAGAGTGGTCGTGAACTGATACCCGGACAACTGATTATAAGCGGTGTTAACCCCCTCTCGAACCACGCACGATTTGCGGTTGTGAAACGGTTCCGGGAAGAGGTGGACGAGTACCTCTCATCTAGTGATGAGGGGCACAGGTTTGCGATGCGACAGGAACTCCTTGAAGATGATACCAGCGGGGAGTTGATGCTCACTGGATGGATCACCGGGGAAGTCGTATCACGAGCTCTCCGGAGCACATTGTCGTTAACTAACAGCACAGCATTCATAGACTCACTGTACGAACAACGGCGCTACCTTATTGATGATCTCGTTGTTGGCGACTTTGGAGGTGATTGCGATGCGTTTGCTGCATGGCAAGGTGCTGTGTGTCAGTGCAACCAGGGTGGGAGCGTGGTGTACATGAAGGAGGTCGTGGATGGTTTTCGGTTGCAGCCCGTGGTCACGGGGTTTCTGACGTGGGGCGCATCAGAGTGCTCCAGCGCTGGTGTTGTTCTGCGCGCACCATTGAACGGCCTTATTGTGCAGTTGATGGACAATGTGGTTGTTTACCGCGCGAGTCTGAGGTATCTTAACGGCGCCTCCGCCTTGCTGGGCAACGGCCGGATTGGAGAGCGTGACAGGTTCTTCTTGCATCCCTTAGAGGCAACGGGCGATGAGGCTGTCGAGCAACTGGAGCAAATGCGTGATGTGAAGGTGATCCCGGCCCTGTTTGGCGTCGTGAATAAGGAAATCTTGGCCACGGAGAATTTGGCGTTCATTGACCCCATAACCAGCAACCCTCGTATGAACAGGTTTAACCGAAACGTGATATACGTGTCACCTACGCTTGCGCAGGAACTCTATGTTCTGGTTCAGTACATCTCGGAGCACCCTGGCGGAAACGTGCGTGTAGTGATTCGAACCCACGATGCGGATATGATATTGGAGGTGTTGATAGCCACACTGCGGACGTACGGTATTTTCATGCAATCGAAGGTAATTGTGGATAATGAGGGCTCGTTGAAACCCCATCTCCCCTCTAGCGGGGACGTGTTTGTTATTGGGTTTACGGCGTTAGAGGTGTATGACCTGGCTGAGCACCTTGATGCTAAAAGAGGTCTACGGATCTTCGCCATTTATCCTGATGTAACGCTAATGTACGAGGAGTTGAGAGCAGCATTTAGCAGAACCCCGCCTACGACCACCAACCGCTTCGTATTCGCCACCAACCAGCCCCACTGGGCGGAGGAGAACTCGTCGTCACTGACTGTTCAAGCTTACCACAAGGCCGTGCCTGAGCCGGCGATGAGAACTCCCATGTCGTTGCGGGGCTTTTCCACGGCGCGGCTGATGGTGTCCGTCCTTGACCATATGGAGAAGGTTGACGCGAAATTGCTGGCTGACTATTTCTACTCCGAGTCCACCATCAACGTCGATGACATGCGGTACGGGCCCTTTAGCGATGTTGATTGCATTGTGAATGGCGTCGCTCTTGCCAGCAATTGCCTTTCCAATTACGGGGGAACAAACATCTCCGTGTGGTCCCTGACTCGATTGCTGGATCCCGCCACACCGCCGCTACAAAATGGTGTGACACCAACGCTAGTTTACGTCGACGAAAACAAACTTACACAAGGGCAGGTGATTGCGATTGCTATTGGCTCTACCCTCGTCGCATTGCTGCTCGCTGCGCTTGCTCTGGTACTGTACTTCACCCTGCGCAATGCCCGCGACAACGAGCTTGCGCCGAGGGAATCGACGGAGCCCGTTACACTCGTGTTCACGGACATTGAGAGCAGCACAGCACAGTGGGCCGGTTTCCCCGAGCTTATGCCTGACGCCGTGGCGTCACACCATAAAATTATCCGGTCCCTGATGGTCGAGTACAACTGCTACGAAGTGAAAACGATTGGTGACTCGTTCATGATTGCTTGCCGGAGCCCATTTGCTGCGGTGCAGCTCGTGAGTGAACTCCAGCGGCAATTCCTGAGTCACAAATGGGAAACGGAGGTGTTCGACCGCTTCTATCATGCCTTTGAAGAGCAGCGAGCTTGCGACGATAAAGAGTACACTCCACCCACTGCCCGTCTTGCTCCTGACGTGTACGGGAGTCTCTGGAACGGCTTGCGTGTACGTGTAGGTGTTCATACCGGGTTGTGTGACATCCGCTatgatgaagtgacgaagggcTACGACTACTATGGGGGTACAACTAACATGGCCGCACGTACGGAGAGCGTCGCGAACGGCGGTCAGGTGCTGCTAACTCGGGCCACATACCTTGCTCTGAGCGAAGATGAACGAAAGGAAATCGACGTCGTCCCCCTGGGGCTTGTTGCACTGCGTGGTGCACCACAACCAGTGGAACTTTACCAGTTGAACGCCGTGCCTGGTCGCACCTTCGCAGCACTGCGGCTTGACCGTGAATACTATTTTGACGAGGGCGGCGACGGGACAACCATAACCACAAGCGACCACAGTTCATCACTGGCTGATTTGAGCGAGTCCGCCCAAATGATTGCGAGCTCCCTGGAGGCACTCCTCAGTACATTTAAGGTCCCCCAGCGCGAGAAACTCCTGCGGCCGTATTGTGAGCGATGGCGTGTCCCTCTTCCCAACCAGGCGAATCCAGTCTGGGACGATGTTTATTGCGGGGATGTGATACGCCGTATTGCCGCAAAGGTGGGACGGGTTGTGGATCACTCTGCGAATGGTAATAATGAACTCACTACCAGCACTCACAGCACATCAGTGATTTACATCTCCAACCGTTGCTCGCAACTTGATGAGTGCTTCTCTGCTGACCAGCCCTTTGTGTCGGTGTGA